A section of the Lynx canadensis isolate LIC74 chromosome A1, mLynCan4.pri.v2, whole genome shotgun sequence genome encodes:
- the SHISAL2B gene encoding protein shisa-like-2B — MSEASRVCSGYYSLNHSFVEPFECPRSGEGAALLYCCGFADLKYCCSEPGSYFPYKHSYMWSLSIGALVGLGTAALVLLAFVISVCVLCYLFLYTKPRRLDTGLKLQHLETSTTQEGNPNRKANAPNSNAASNSTMETSYEADDMNQEPPMETTQISTVYY, encoded by the exons ATGAGCGAGGCGAGCCGGGTGTGCTCGGGCTACTACAGCCTCAACCACAGCTTCGTGGAGCCCTTCGAGTGTCCCCGGAGCGGCGAGGGGGCCGCCCTCCTCTACTGCTGCGGCTTCGCCGACCTCAAGTACTGCTGCAGCGAGCCCGGCAGCTACTTCCCCTACAAGCACAGCTATATGTGGAGCCTCAg cATCGGTGCCCTGGTTGGCCTGGGAACTGCTGCCCTTGTTCTACTTGCCTTTGTCATCAGCGTCTGTGTCCTTTGCTACTTATTTCTGTATACAAAGCCCCGAAGATTAGACACTGGCCTTAAACTTCAACACCTAGAGACTTCTACCACTCAAGAAG GCAACCCAAACAGGAAAGCCAATGCCCCCAATTCAAATGCAGCATCAAACTCGACAATGGAAACATCCTATGAAGCTGATGACATGAATCAAGAGCCACCGATGGAGACGACACAAATCAGCACTGTGTATTATTAA